DNA from Rubripirellula lacrimiformis:
GAAGTCCGTTTGAGTCATGTTCGTCCTGCTAACAAATTCAAGCGATGGTCTCCGGTGCGACGATTCAATGGGAAGCATGAAGACGTGGAGACCAGACCTTGGATTAAAGCAATTTTCGACTTTTTACTTTTGCCATGACATCTGACGGCGGATGAAAGACTTGCTTACATCTGAGGAATCTCCAACAATGCCGTCGGCTACTTCAAGTAGGCTCCGCTCGACGGGGAACGGGGGACTGAATGCTCCCTGTTCGACCTCCGAATCTTGTTCAGACCGTCGCACCGGCACACCGGTCGATGAAGTGGGAGCAACCTCCCGTGTCGGCCACCGGAGTAATTCGCATTTCTTGGTCGACAACCGCCGTGAAGTTAAAATATTACCCCCGTCCCATTTTCCGTCCCAGACCAATCGATCCTGTTGGTCGGTCATGGCAGCAGCGGGAAAGGCCTGATGCGAATGCTGACCGGCAGCCGACAATCGGGACTTCGCGAAGAACTCGAAAACGCCGGAATCTGGATGGTCGCCCAGCAGCCCGACGGCACCTTCGAACTGAAAATGTACAACGACCAACCCGTCGTCGACGGAAAGCTCGTCCCAGCCGTCCCTCAATAGACCGAACACCCGCTGCCCCCAAACCGCAGTGGCCCGCAACCCGTGGGATAGCCATCCTGGCTGTCATTCACCACGAATCCCTCGCAGTCGGCCCCCGACCAACCTCTCAAACCAAACCACGCGCCTGCCATCCGCTTTGCATGGGACTACGTATGGTTCCACAGCAGGTCGCTGACGTCTCTCTCGAATGCCAACCCATGCAGTCTTCCGCATTCGGCGAACGCCCAGGCACGCTGGTCCCATCAAGAACATCAAGCAAAAGAAAAGCTGAACTCCTCCAGGTTCGCTCGATCACTCAGCGCATGGCATCGGCGAAGAACCGACCATCGTCAGTTCCTGCTCCGGTGTCGGCCACCGGGGCGGTGAAGTGGACCTTCGAAAGCCGATTCGTTCCACTTGACTGACGGAAAACCGAACACAAGGCCTGACCCTTGAAAAGCCTTCTCCGACTTGAATGGCTGAACACCGAACACAAGACCTGACCCCGGCGAAGCCGCCCACAAAGCAAAGAAGGGAACCGGCTTCGGCCAGCCTTCAAAGCCTCACGATCACTGGCATATGGACGTTAGTTACTTGAACATTGGCTGCACGTTCTACTTCATGTGCAGCGTGCTGGACGGCTGCTCTCGCAGCATCGTTCACTGGGAAATTCGCGAGAAGATGGAAGAAGTGGATATCGAAGTGATCCTTCAGCGGGCACGGGAAAAGTTCCCCGATGCCAAGCCTCGGATCATTACCGACAATGGGCCGCAGTTCATTTCGCGTGACTTCAAAGAGTTCATTCGGATCGCGGGAATGACGCATGTCAAAACGTCGCCTTACTACCCGCAAAGCAACGGCAAGATCGAGCGTTATCACCGAACGATCAAGGGCGATTGCATTCGCGAAAAACACATTGAAACGGTCGAAGATGCTCGTCGAATCGTGGCCGAGTACGTCAAGTATTACAACGAAGTTCGGCTTCACAGCGCCATCGGCTACGTGACACCACAAACCAAGTTACTCGGCAAGGGACGCGAGGTCTTCGCCAATCGAGACCAGAAGCTCGAAGCAGCCCGCGAGGCACGTCGACTGCGGCGTCAACAGCAAGCTGCTTGATTGCGACGGACTGCGACGCGAGATAAAATGCAACCGCTTGGTCGGAGGATAGAGCTCTGGTGAGGACCAACTCGAGCGCCGTGCCAAGTGAAACGTCGAAGGGCGGCGGTGTCTTCGGATGCCGCTCCTCTTCCCTTCGATGTTTCCTCAATGCGAAAAACCTCCGCGCTGGACCGGGAAGTAACACCCCATCAGCAAGCTATCGAACGACATTTTTGACCCGCCAATTCATTCGTCAAGTGAGTTGGCAAATTTTCCATTTGGAATAGCAACGACCAGAACTAACTCCAGTTCACGCTGAACCAGTACACGAGGGCACGTTGATCACGGATTTCTGGTCGCCGTACGATGTGGTCGTGTGCGCGGACAAACAGAAGTGCTGGCCGCATCTGCTTCGCGATGCCGCGGCGGTCAGCGAGAAACATGGTGATCATCCCGAGTGGAAATCGTTCTCGCGTCGCTTGGTTGGCGTGTACCGGGACGCGAAGAAACTGCAAACTCAAAGGCCATCGATCTGCGAGGCGGACTACGATTCGGCGGTGGGGCGTCTGGAACAGCGACTGGCAAAGCTCGGCAGTGAATCATGGGATCACGCCGATGCGAACCGACTCTCCAAGCGGATGGCGAAGTATGGATCCGAACTATTGACGTTTCTGTGGTACGACGACGTTCCCTCGGACAACAACGCGGGCGAACGAGCGATCCGTCCGGCGGTGATGATTCGCAAGAACAGCTACTGCAATCACAGCGACCGCGGCGCGTTGACCCAGTCGGTCTTGATGAGCGTTCTTCGCACGCTCCGAGTCCGAGGTCACCAGCCGCTCGATACAATATTGGGAGCCTTGGCAAGCTACGCCAAAACCGGCGTCATGCCGCCCCTTCCGCAGAAGGCTGAATAGTTACAAACGGTCCAACGACAATCCTACGGCATCCGTGATCGCGAATACTTCGAACTGCTTCTCTACTCGCTCCATCAAGCAAAGTACGCTTTAGTCGGATGAGCCAAGAAACCCACCACGCTAACGCTACCGTCAACATGGGAAGATAGAACGCTTACACAGTTGCGAAGCAGCCATCCCTTTCATGCGAAACATCAACAGCAACATTACTTTGATGTTGGATGGCAACACCCAAAACCAATCCGGGGAAGGCTTCGCCAGGGTCAGGTCTTGTATTCGGTGTTCGGTAAGCCAAGTCGATCGAAGTGGTTTTGGAAGGTCAGCTTCACTGCTCCGATGGCCGACACCGGAGTAGGTATGGGTTTTTCTGGGCTCTGATGCGACTTCGCGTGCTCTCAACTGCACTGGCGGTTGCATCGACTTCGGCCAGTTCTTGCCTCGCTGATCTCGAGGGAACAAAAAAGACAAAGGTTCGAGGACTCAAATTCAGGGGGCGGTCGTCTGGCTTGCCGAGAGAAAGTTGCGCAGATCAATTTCAAACAGTTGGAGTTTGCCTTCTCTGTTCCGGTTACTGACCTCGGATTCTCCTCCGATCGAGGGAACTGGAGCGGCGAGCCATTCATCCAAGGCTGTAATCCCTATTCCAGATGCAAGATTGAGTCCGCGTACCTTTTCTTGCCCGATGAAACCTTATCTCGAAGCGGCTTGAAAGAGGTTACCCTGCGTCGGCCACCGGTGCGAACGGAGCAGTAAACGATTCAGAATCGATTGCCAGTTTTTGAGTCTTGGAACCTTTGTCTCTTTGGCGGATGGTTTGCATACGTTGACGACATCAGCGAGAATGGTGGATCTTATCTTTCATCCCTAGGATCGATCATGCGTTGCCAGCGGTTTGGAATGACGCTTACGGAATGGTTGGTGGTTATCGTATGCGTTGGCATTCTTCTGGGGCTGCTGATTCCATTCATTGGCCGCCACTCACCACATCGTCGAAATCAGTGCTCCACAAATCTCAAAAACCTCGCTCTCGCCTCAATCCTATACGAGAACGCCAGGGGGAAACTACCCGGTTACGCAATGGATTTTGGCACTTGGACGGTGAGTGCGAAGCCGAGCGACCCGAGTGATCCCGATGCCGACACCAGCACTCTGGACAGTCATCGCAAGATAGGAACCTGGGCGGTCGCCGTGCTTCCTTGGCTCGATGCGCAACCGACCTTCGAGCACTGGACCGATGATCGGTATCCGATCGTTTTGGGTGGCAGCGATGCGATGCCGCTGTCCAGCGGTGAAGCGGGCAACGGATTCACGTCGCTTGCTGCGGTCAATCTAGCCGTCTTTCAATGTCCTTCCAATCCGCGTTCTGGCGAAGTGACGCATGGCAGCAACAGCTACATTTGCAATGCCGGCATGTACCATCGTGGCGCCAACGGTGAAGCGGCTTGGCAGATTCTTCGAGGTGGCGAGCAGATCACGATTGATTTCGCTCGATCGATGGCAACAGCGAACGGAGTTTTTAACAACAAAGTCCCCGCAATCAGAACGGACGGCAGGCCTGTCGCCGTCGGCCCCGATGTGTTGCTCGCGGATTTCACCGACGGTCAGGGGAATACGATGTTGGTGAGTGAAAATCTGCAAGCAATGCCGTGGCACCGCGCTGGCTTCATCAATGCCGAGGATTTGATCATCACTGATCAGGCCAGTGAAGTTCGCTACCACGAATCGAGTCGCTACACGCAAGGCATGGTTTGGCACTTTGAAGATGTCGACGTGAACGAAGCGACCGCGGTCGATCCCGTTCACCGAATCAATGGTTCACCGCTAGGTGAGAACTTGTTCAACCTGCGGATGAACAAGTTGAACGCCGCCGACGTGGCACGGCCATCTTCGGCGCATGTTGAGGGAGTCTATGCGGGATTTGCTGATGGGGCCACACGATTTATTCGTGAATCGATCGACTATCAAGTCTATCAGGCTCTTCTAACACCAAGCGGCAACCTCAGCGACGTTCCGCGTCCGGAATTCAAACTCTCCGACGACTTTTAGGTTCAGTAGGAGTGCGGTTACCGAGTGTCGGTCTTCCGCTCAATAAAGCCGTTGCATTGAAGCGGCTTGAGAGAGACCACCCGGCGTCGGCCATCGGTGCGAACGGGGCTGTAGACGATTCAGACGCGATTGCTAGTTTTTAAGTCCTAGAAACCTTTGTCTTTTTCTACGAACAACCTCTCCACTCTAGTTGAACATGCCGGTGGTGGATCCGCAAAACTGCGCCATCCCAATCAGTCTGACTTCTCTTTAGTAATTCTTTTCGGTAGGAACTTCGAACGCACGTCACTGGATCCGATGGCGAGATAGCGTTTCAAGGTGCGGAAGGGCCTTTGAGTTCAATGCTCCAGTACACCGACTCGTTCAGGATTACTCACGATGACTCAACGACACGCCGCATTGAGCGCAGGACTCATGGCGGTCCTGCTACTGACAGTGTTGCTCCTTGGCAGCGTCGCCGAAGCACAGGTCAAGGTTCGCGGATATACTCGAAAAGACGGAACCTATGTAAAGCCTCACTTTCGATCAAGACCGGACGGGAACTTCGAGAACAACTGGAGTACATCCGGCAACAGAAACCCATACACCGGCAAAATCGGAACCAAAACCAGTCCCTCTGCGAGTGACTCAGAGGGAGGAGGGCCACGAAAGGCCGCGGCGATTCTTTGGTCAGGCGGCGAGGGTACCTCGATCCGACGTACCGAGTCCTCCTTGCCATCGGGACGCTCCGATGACGGAGTGCCTGAATTCTGGAACCAAACCGCGCAATCCGGATCACGTATGATGACCAATCCGTTCGTTGTCGAAATGGAAGCGACGCCTTTCGAGCGTGATTTGAACGCGATCGCTCAAGTTCTTACGCGGGTTGATGTTCTGTCGCGCGATCCCAGTATGCCACGTTGGCGCCGGTGCGCATCAGCGATTCAGCTACTCTCTCTCCCGGACTATGGGAGACTGCCTCAATCGATTCAATCGCTGCTGCAATCGCGATTCAACGCAATTAACTCTATTCTGTCTCGCTATTCACTCAAAAGTGGAAGTGATTTTCAGCAACTCTCTGACCTAGATGCCCAGCGAATTCAGAAGCAGCTCCAGGAAATCGCGGCTATCGATCTCCGCTTTGATCAGAAAACTCAATGACGCCGCAGTCCTTTGTGAGTGTGTGCTTCGGAGCCGGTCTGGCTGTGACTGGCGTGAACATGTTTGATTGCTGCAGTGAGCTGAGGTGTTGCTGACTGACTTCGGCCACAGGGGGTCCCTCCATGATTCCGTTTCAGCGTCGCGAGGCAGGTGTTGGCTGCTTTGGAAGCTGGCTTTCGATTGGATGGATCATAGGCGGGGCCGTTCCTGTTGTGCTCAGGACTGCTCTTCACGCCGTGGAGCGGGCAACCGTCTGTTCACGTCTGTGGCCGCGATTCCGATCGGCGCTAGAGAGTGGGCCAGCCTCAAGACCGCGAAGAGCTAGTATGGCGGATCGTCTGGCCATCCGTGGCGAAACGCGACGGTCGCTGCTGCGATACCTGCGAACCGGATCAAACGGGTCGGCCTCTTTGATCCGTCCGCGTGAGATCGCTGGGGATGACCAACGAAGCTATCGGGTGACGAGCTGATCTGCTCCGGCGTCGGTCTGGTGATCTCGCATTTCTCCGTCGAAATCGTGCGTCGCATTGGGCAGCCGTTTGCACGCGTCGGTCACGCCCGCTACGCGGTGTTTTAGGTGCAGATTGCCGTCTACAGCGCTCTCGAACGAGTCGGTCAGAACTTTCGTGACGTTGCCATCGATCTGCATGTCTCCAGAGGCCTGGTTTTGCAGACCTGGGCCGCTGAGCAGATTATTGGCAACGATTAATCCGTCGTTATCGTGAACCAGACGAATCAGACGTTCTAGACGGCTGCTGGGATCATGAATCGTATTGTGAACGACAACGCAGTCGGTGGTGTAATCGGCCAGGATGCCACTCTCCGGCGCTCGGGTGATGAAGTTATTTCGTACCACACACCGTAGGCAATGAGTCATCGTCTCTGCCTTGATGTGCGCATTGCCCAGGCAGATTCCGCTGTCGCAGTCGATGATGGTGTTGCGCTCGATGATGCAGTCGCGTGAGTCGTGCCACAGGAAAATCGCCCCGCGGGCTTCTCCTGTTCGTCCTTGGATACCGATGAAGACGTTGTCGCTGATCGTCCAACCGGTGGCGTACATAATGTCCATGCCGCCAATGTAATTGCCACCAAATTTCTCCGGAGTATCGGCTGGATCGTCGGGAAATTGCTTCGGTCGATCGTTGTAAAACAAGCAAAACCGCACGTGGCAGTCTTTCGGCCGCAACTGTTCGCGATTGTCGGCCGGAACACCGACGCCTTTGATCCCACGCTGCCAGATGTTGTGGATGACGCAGTTGTGAATCGTGACCCGATGAACACCCGTGTTCGAATTCAGTTTAAAACCATTCCAGCGAACGTTTTGGATGGTCAGATCGGCGATCGTGACGCCTTCACACGCGCGAATGCCAATGAGTTCACCGTGTCGACTCTGGGCTCCGTCAATCACGACGCGCTGGCGACTGCCTGATTCACTTCGCAGGGTCACGTTGTCGGTCCGCAGCTCGAAGTACCGCGGCATCATGTAGTGGCCGTCTGCCAGCAAAATCGTCCCTCCGGGCCTGACCTCGTTCGCCGCGCGGAACAACGCATCGACACTCGACACACGAATGACCTGCCCGGTCGGAGGTGGCAGAGCCGGTGCTGTCGGAAGCCAGGATCGGTCTGGCAGGGTTGTCTGATCCTGCGCGCAGGCCGACGACGCAAAAATCGCGAACAGGATCAGCGTGTTGAAATATCGTGAAAGTGCCATCAGCAATTTTGAAGAGTTACGGTTTACTTCGGGGCAGTCAACACTCGGTCAATCACTTCGCCATACTTCAAGAGAGTCAGATAGTTCCGCAGCTCGAAGCCGTTGTGCGTCAGCGATTCGGCCGAGTAGTCGCCTCGGTACTGTTGGGGTGCGGACGGGTGCACACCATCGCGAGCGATCAAGGTCGGAACGTCGTACCCCTGATAGCCTTCGAATTTGTCGAGTGCACCGTCCCAGTCGTCCGGACGGCGCTGGAGGATTTCTGCGTGGTAGTCAATGAGCGGAACTTGGAGGTCGCGCGCGATGGAACGAATGATTTCGGCAAACTCCGCCGATTTTTCGGTGAAACCGTGACGCGGAGGGATCGTAGTGAGAATCACGATGGTCCCGTTGTCGAGGCATTGCTGCACGACATGACGCATTCTGTTTTCGTATTCAGTGCTGGGGACTGAACGCAAATCGTTGCTACCGAACATGACGATGGCGACTTCCGGATTCAGTCGCATCAGCCAGCTGGACAAATTCTGATCGGCCCAGCGAATCGTCTTGCCACTTTGGTTTCCGTTCTCCGGACCCTTGCGGTCCCAGCAATCCTCGATCATGTGCGAGCTGACCAGATCGAACGCGTTGACCATTTCCGGCGGAGCGTTATTCCTCTTGTAGCGGAGGCTGGACCAAAACGCGCGCGAGTCGGTGATCGAATCGCCAAACTGAGCCAGCACACCCCGCTCGCCTTGATACTTCGAGTGGACCTGTTTCATGGGCGCCACCCAGCCCGGATCGCGATCGGCGCCCGCAGCGCCAACCTGCCATGCGGCAACGATCAGCAGGCAAAGTCCGGGTGAGAGTATCAGCGTCGTGGACGGGAGGTGATTTCTCATTCGATTGCCTCTGTTTAACAACGAGTGATCAATAAGTGTCGCGATTGAAGTCATCTCGCCCCCGCCGCGCAGCGGTTTGCGGGGGAGAGAGTTCGTTAGAGGGGGAGGAAAGAAACGACACCTATTGATCGCTCGTTGCTTCGATTACCTGTTGCCACACCGAAGCCGTCCGTCGTCTTCGATCTTCCATCCGTGCGGATTGGACGATTTCAGATGCTACGGTGCGGGTTCGAACTCAACCCATCCTGTGCGAACATTCTTGGCGGTCGCAAGCTGCCATTGACCGCTCGCGTCAAACACGTGCGATTCCTGATGCTGACCCTCAGAGTCCGTCCATTGGTACGTCACTTTGACCGGATCGGGGTGACCGGTGTTCTGAATCAAATGGGCCTCAGCGCGAAGATAGCGTTTGCCGCCGTCGTTGCGAAAGCGGATCTGGATCGGCTTGCCTGGTTCAGCGATTAGCGAGCAAGAGCCGTAGCACAAACTCTGAGACCAAAAATCGTCGGGCTCGTCACCCCGTCGCGGTATCGCCCAATCCTTCACGATCGGCTGCCAGTTCTTGCCGGCGTCAAGACTGTACTCGATCGAGTATCGAACATTCGGATTCGGCGGATTGCCCGAGGCCGTGTGAGCCGCTGCGTAAACGCGAGTGACAGGATCGCTGGGCGTGGCGGTGAGTGTCACCGTCTTTTCACCCAAGGCGCCGTCCGTGACAAAGCTGCGTGCCAGTTCCATTTCGGGCCCCATCGCGAACACGCTGCTGCCGCTCGCTTCATAGCTGATCGCGGTTCCGTCATCTTTGAGTCGTGGGAGAACTGCCACGTTGGCTTGGCAAACCGTGCGAATCTGCAGATTCGAATCGGCGAGTTGCTTTGCGCTGGTCGAGAATCGAAGCCAGTACTGCGAACGTCCTTTTACAAAGTCTGTCAAATCCAAGCCGTCGACGAATTTCTGCTTTGCCAGCCATGTGCGGCCAGCGTCGACCGAGATCGATACTTCACAAGTCGCCCCGCCACGGAGCACGAGACCATTTCGGCAACCCGCTTCATAAATGCCCCAGCCGTCGTCGGTGGGTGGTGTTGCGGCAATCACGTACGGAGTTTGAAATGCGAAAACCACCTGTTCGTTGTTCTCTGCCACGACACCTTCGCGGTAATCCTCCGTGGCAAAGTCCGGTCGATAAATGTATTCAACATTTGCAAAGCGAACTTGCCCATTCCTGTGCGGCGTCCCGGACGTGGAGCCGTACATCCGCTCGGGCTGATTGACCCAGGTCCTTGAACGCTCGGGCCCCGGAATACCATCGGTGTTGTAATTCTTTCCCCAAAAGACAAATGTTTTTCCATCTTCAAGGCCAGGTTCGAAGTAACGACGCATCCGCTCACCACGACGCAATCGCACCATCGGGGACGGTCCGGCGTAACCGGCCAAGTATTCCGCGACGGCGTATTCCCGATACGAGTTCCCGTCGTCCGGATGCAGTCCGCACACCAGCCAACCACGCTGTCTGTCGGGCTTGAAACGACGATCAATCCAACGGTCGACGTTCGGTTGCATCTCGCCGAGTCCTAGCAACCGGCGACCTGATTCATCAAAGATGACTGTCGACAAATCGTGATCCAATAGCGCCCAGCGGCCATCGGGCCCGTAGTTGCCACGCTGCAGAAACACTTCAAAGGCATTGTGTCCCGCCGCGCCGACGCCGCGGCCTCGACCATGTCCCAACAAATGTTCGAACTCAGCGGTCCACTGCGAATGGGTGGTGCCGCACAACCCAAAACCGTAACCGAAAAGCCCATTCCAGTACTCGC
Protein-coding regions in this window:
- a CDS encoding IS66 family transposase produces the protein MITDFWSPYDVVVCADKQKCWPHLLRDAAAVSEKHGDHPEWKSFSRRLVGVYRDAKKLQTQRPSICEADYDSAVGRLEQRLAKLGSESWDHADANRLSKRMAKYGSELLTFLWYDDVPSDNNAGERAIRPAVMIRKNSYCNHSDRGALTQSVLMSVLRTLRVRGHQPLDTILGALASYAKTGVMPPLPQKAE
- a CDS encoding DUF1559 domain-containing protein, yielding MTLTEWLVVIVCVGILLGLLIPFIGRHSPHRRNQCSTNLKNLALASILYENARGKLPGYAMDFGTWTVSAKPSDPSDPDADTSTLDSHRKIGTWAVAVLPWLDAQPTFEHWTDDRYPIVLGGSDAMPLSSGEAGNGFTSLAAVNLAVFQCPSNPRSGEVTHGSNSYICNAGMYHRGANGEAAWQILRGGEQITIDFARSMATANGVFNNKVPAIRTDGRPVAVGPDVLLADFTDGQGNTMLVSENLQAMPWHRAGFINAEDLIITDQASEVRYHESSRYTQGMVWHFEDVDVNEATAVDPVHRINGSPLGENLFNLRMNKLNAADVARPSSAHVEGVYAGFADGATRFIRESIDYQVYQALLTPSGNLSDVPRPEFKLSDDF
- a CDS encoding right-handed parallel beta-helix repeat-containing protein; the protein is MALSRYFNTLILFAIFASSACAQDQTTLPDRSWLPTAPALPPPTGQVIRVSSVDALFRAANEVRPGGTILLADGHYMMPRYFELRTDNVTLRSESGSRQRVVIDGAQSRHGELIGIRACEGVTIADLTIQNVRWNGFKLNSNTGVHRVTIHNCVIHNIWQRGIKGVGVPADNREQLRPKDCHVRFCLFYNDRPKQFPDDPADTPEKFGGNYIGGMDIMYATGWTISDNVFIGIQGRTGEARGAIFLWHDSRDCIIERNTIIDCDSGICLGNAHIKAETMTHCLRCVVRNNFITRAPESGILADYTTDCVVVHNTIHDPSSRLERLIRLVHDNDGLIVANNLLSGPGLQNQASGDMQIDGNVTKVLTDSFESAVDGNLHLKHRVAGVTDACKRLPNATHDFDGEMRDHQTDAGADQLVTR
- a CDS encoding SGNH/GDSL hydrolase family protein — translated: MRNHLPSTTLILSPGLCLLIVAAWQVGAAGADRDPGWVAPMKQVHSKYQGERGVLAQFGDSITDSRAFWSSLRYKRNNAPPEMVNAFDLVSSHMIEDCWDRKGPENGNQSGKTIRWADQNLSSWLMRLNPEVAIVMFGSNDLRSVPSTEYENRMRHVVQQCLDNGTIVILTTIPPRHGFTEKSAEFAEIIRSIARDLQVPLIDYHAEILQRRPDDWDGALDKFEGYQGYDVPTLIARDGVHPSAPQQYRGDYSAESLTHNGFELRNYLTLLKYGEVIDRVLTAPK